In one Candidatus Absconditicoccus praedator genomic region, the following are encoded:
- the nusA gene encoding transcription termination factor NusA, producing the protein MKLDGKTLQESIRQIIDEYKFDPQQVLEIVKMGVKSAFRKDYLSGDKKYNIYVSIGKDGQIKIFKELEVVEEVEDTNKQIDLEQAADYKENAQIGDIIYIDITPENLEFSRISVQAAAQTIKQNMKKIERERFFEKFKDKEGEILKAKVLRLINENVVLDVEGTTVILSQDGQIPNRIYNEGEEILVLLRQISKGSGGVVLDITQSSNDFIETILRKSVPELDEGVVEILKITRFPGKKTKVLVDSDDDRVDPVGVFIGQNGERISNILSLLEGEKIEFIQKYDDPIMFIKEALKPARVEKVNIKGNTAYIDVASDQKALAIGKQAVNIRLASNITGYKIQVS; encoded by the coding sequence ATGAAACTTGACTGAAAAACTTTACAAGAGTCCATAAGACAAATAATAGATGAGTACAAATTTGATCCACAACAAGTTTTAGAGATTGTAAAAATGTGAGTAAAAAGTGCATTTAGAAAAGATTATCTTAGTTGAGATAAAAAATATAATATTTATGTTAGTATTTGAAAAGACTGACAAATAAAAATTTTCAAAGAATTGGAAGTTGTAGAAGAAGTTGAAGATACAAACAAACAAATTGATCTAGAACAAGCAGCAGATTACAAGGAAAATGCACAAATATGAGATATAATATATATAGATATAACTCCTGAAAATTTAGAGTTTTCTAGGATATCTGTACAGGCTGCAGCTCAAACAATAAAGCAAAATATGAAAAAAATAGAAAGAGAAAGATTTTTTGAAAAATTTAAAGACAAAGAGTGAGAAATACTAAAAGCAAAAGTTTTGAGACTTATAAATGAAAATGTAGTACTTGATGTTGAGGGAACTACAGTAATTTTGTCTCAAGACTGACAAATACCAAATAGAATTTATAATGAGTGAGAAGAAATACTTGTGCTTTTGAGACAAATTTCTAAGTGATCTTGAGGTGTAGTTTTGGATATCACTCAATCTTCAAATGATTTTATAGAAACAATACTTAGAAAATCAGTACCAGAACTGGATGAATGAGTAGTTGAAATACTAAAAATAACTAGATTTCCTTGAAAAAAAACAAAAGTATTGGTAGATAGTGATGATGATAGAGTAGACCCAGTTGGAGTTTTCATTTGACAAAATGGTGAAAGAATAAGTAATATCCTATCACTACTTGAATGAGAAAAAATTGAATTTATTCAAAAATACGATGACCCTATAATGTTTATCAAAGAAGCATTAAAACCAGCAAGAGTAGAAAAAGTAAACATAAAATGAAACACAGCATATATAGATGTAGCAAGTGATCAGAAAGCTTTAGCAATTTGAAAACAAGCAGTAAATATTAGACTAGCTAGTAACATAACTTGATACAAAATTCAAGTATCCTAA
- the gatB gene encoding Asp-tRNA(Asn)/Glu-tRNA(Gln) amidotransferase subunit GatB encodes MYEYTVGLEIHVKLNSKTKLFCKCKNDQEFDNISSNENICPVCTGQPGALPVLSQEPFEKAVMLGLALNCKIANESYFDRKSYFYPDLPLGYQITQLNAPTNEEGYVNFFTENYNQENSVRIERAHIESDAGKTIHEGGKAMLDFNRAGTPLVEIVTYPDFESDDQVVDFLKELQRLVRFNNIGFADMEKGQLRVDVNISTRKKGDDQLGTKVELKNMNSFGAIKRAINNEFERQKQILESGEEIQQQTRGWDDDLGESYLMRSKEDALDYRYFPEPDMPPVYITENEIGKIKQTLVEPTFSKIKRYTKDYGFNKEYVNALIQNTDINFYFEDIVNNGIQPKLAAKWIVTELLGFMSNDIQYLTDFKFGKKQFFDFLELIQNGQLMDSHGKQVLKEMVNTGKNPTQIIEEKGLKPMNLDDIEGFVDEVLAENPQAVEDIKNGEQKAIGFLVGQVMKKSQGKAEPKQVNKLIQDKTSK; translated from the coding sequence ATGTATGAATATACTGTATGATTAGAAATCCATGTGAAACTAAATAGTAAAACCAAACTTTTTTGTAAATGTAAAAACGATCAAGAGTTTGATAACATCTCTTCCAATGAAAACATATGTCCTGTTTGTACTGGTCAGCCATGAGCATTGCCTGTATTGTCCCAAGAGCCTTTTGAAAAAGCAGTAATGTTATGACTTGCTTTGAATTGTAAAATTGCAAATGAATCATATTTTGATAGAAAATCTTATTTTTATCCCGATTTACCACTTTGATATCAAATAACACAATTGAATGCACCTACAAATGAAGAATGATATGTCAATTTTTTTACTGAAAACTACAACCAAGAAAATAGTGTGAGGATAGAAAGAGCTCATATAGAATCTGATGCATGAAAAACAATTCATGAATGAGGAAAAGCAATGTTGGATTTTAATCGTGCAGGAACTCCTTTGGTAGAAATAGTTACTTATCCAGATTTTGAGTCAGACGATCAAGTAGTTGATTTTCTAAAAGAACTTCAAAGATTGGTTAGATTCAATAATATATGATTTGCAGATATGGAAAAATGACAATTAAGAGTAGATGTAAATATATCTACCAGAAAAAAAGGTGATGACCAACTTTGAACTAAAGTAGAACTTAAAAACATGAACAGTTTTTGAGCCATTAAAAGAGCAATAAACAACGAGTTTGAAAGACAAAAACAGATTTTGGAATCAGGAGAAGAAATACAACAACAAACTAGATGATGGGATGATGATCTTTGAGAAAGTTATTTGATGAGAAGTAAGGAAGATGCTCTAGATTATAGATATTTTCCAGAACCAGATATGCCACCAGTATATATTACAGAAAATGAAATATGAAAAATCAAACAAACATTAGTAGAACCAACTTTTTCTAAAATCAAAAGATATACTAAAGATTATGGTTTTAATAAAGAATATGTAAATGCATTGATACAAAATACTGATATCAATTTTTATTTTGAAGATATTGTAAATAATTGAATCCAGCCAAAATTGGCAGCCAAATGGATAGTTACTGAACTGTTGTGATTTATGAGTAATGATATACAGTATTTAACTGATTTTAAATTTGGTAAAAAACAGTTTTTTGATTTTTTGGAACTTATCCAAAACTGACAGCTTATGGATTCTCATGGAAAACAAGTTTTGAAAGAAATGGTAAATACAGGTAAAAATCCTACACAAATTATAGAAGAAAAATGACTAAAACCTATGAATCTAGATGATATTGAATGATTTGTGGATGAAGTACTGGCTGAAAATCCTCAAGCAGTAGAAGATATCAAAAATTGAGAACAAAAAGCAATAGGATTTTTGGTGTGACAAGTAATGAAAAAATCTCAATGAAAAGCAGAACCAAAACAAGTTAATAAACTTATACAAGATAAAACTTCAAAATAA
- a CDS encoding class I SAM-dependent methyltransferase has protein sequence MFDFIVEYIKKPTQIGTFLPCFGGLVDSVISNIDFSNDLTILEFGPGNGNFTKKILRKATQKSCLYSFEINEKFYENCQNIEDERLVLVNDSAENISKYIDKKVDVIISGVPLSALDKKLRMKIIENSYNFLRKDGKFIQYQYFSSAYSDLKLFFPSIQKYRVYFHLPPAIYYFGQK, from the coding sequence ATGTTTGATTTTATAGTTGAATATATCAAAAAACCAACTCAAATTGGGACTTTTTTACCTTGTTTTTGATGACTGGTAGATTCAGTAATATCAAACATAGATTTTTCTAATGATTTGACAATATTGGAGTTTGGCCCATGAAACTGAAACTTTACAAAGAAAATACTCAGAAAAGCTACTCAAAAATCTTGTTTATATAGTTTTGAAATTAATGAAAAGTTTTATGAAAACTGTCAAAATATTGAAGATGAAAGGCTTGTTTTAGTCAATGATTCTGCAGAAAATATATCCAAATATATTGATAAAAAAGTAGATGTTATAATTTCTTGAGTACCTTTGTCGGCTTTGGATAAAAAATTAAGAATGAAAATAATAGAAAATTCTTATAACTTTTTGAGAAAAGATTGAAAGTTTATTCAGTATCAATACTTTTCTTCAGCATATTCTGATCTTAAACTCTTTTTTCCAAGTATTCAAAAATATAGAGTTTATTTTCATTTACCTCCTGCAATTTATTATTTTTGACAAAAATAA
- a CDS encoding class I SAM-dependent methyltransferase: protein MSYFFTKRFLKNPSLVGSMVPSSSFLIEKILSNIDFSKDLMILEFGPGDGNFTKQILAKMTPNSKIICFELDEELFKICKNINDNRLQVYQESAENITNKITQKVDTIVSSLPFGSMDIYTVESILTNSYNLLKKDGLFLQYQYFLSNKKNFTKVFDKVDLDFEVLNIPPAFIYKCQKHEN from the coding sequence ATGTCGTATTTTTTTACAAAAAGATTTTTGAAAAATCCATCATTAGTAGGTTCTATGGTGCCGTCTTCTTCATTTTTGATTGAAAAAATACTATCAAATATAGATTTTTCTAAAGATTTGATGATTTTGGAGTTTTGACCATGAGATTGAAATTTTACCAAACAAATTTTAGCCAAAATGACTCCAAATTCAAAAATTATCTGTTTTGAATTAGACGAGGAGTTATTCAAAATATGTAAGAATATCAACGATAATAGACTCCAAGTATATCAAGAATCAGCCGAAAACATTACCAATAAAATAACTCAAAAAGTAGATACAATAGTGTCATCACTGCCTTTTTGAAGTATGGATATTTATACCGTAGAAAGTATCCTTACAAACTCTTACAACCTTTTAAAAAAAGATTGACTTTTTTTGCAGTATCAGTATTTTCTTTCAAACAAAAAAAACTTTACAAAAGTTTTTGACAAAGTTGATTTGGATTTTGAGGTTTTGAATATACCTCCTGCTTTTATTTATAAATGCCAAAAACATGAAAATTAA